The Chitinophagales bacterium region TGTAGGTTTAGCAGTTCCGCATATCTGTAGAAGTCTTTTTAAAACTTCAAACACCGCCACGCTAATGCTTTCAAGCGCCTTAACAGGTGCTATAATTTGTTGCCTTTGCAATGTGGCATCATCTGTGCCTGGCAGCGATTGGGTATTGCCGCTCAATACCATTACATCGCTATTAGGTGCTCCGTTTGTTATCTATATTATTCTCAAAAAACCTTCGCTCTCGTAATGTTGAAACTGCACCAACTTTCCGTAGGTTATCACCAAAATGGTTTGTTTCCGCCCATAGATGCAGCAGCCAACAAAGGCTGCCTTATTGGTTTGTTGGGTGTAAACGGAATTGGGAAAAGCACTTTGCTAAAAACAGTGGCAGGTTTACAAAGGCCGGTGACAGGCACAGTGGAAGTAAACGGAGAAAACCTACACCTCTTTTCACCTCATAAAAAAGCAACACTCATCACCATTGCGGGAACAGAGCGAGAATACATTCCGTTCATGTCAGTAAAAGAATTTATTCAGCTAGGCAGGTATAGGTTTGAAAAACACAATGCGCTACTTTCTGAAATTTCGGTAGAAGTACAGCAAATTGTTCAACAGTTGGCATTGCAGCATATAGCCGGAAAGCAACTGCTTGAAATAAGCGATGGAGAGCGGCAAAAGGCAACAGTAGCAAGGGCTTTGGCACAAGAAACGCCTATACTTTTACTCGATGAGCCAACTGCTTTCTTAGATTACAAAAACAAATCTTTTATTCTTTCAACGTTACGCAGCATTGCGGAGTTGCAACAAAAAATAATAATTGTTTCTACCCACGACCTCGAAGCTTCGTTTACATACTGCCACCATTGGTGGATACTAAATGAACAAGGCGTATTTAAGAGTACATCTGATGCCTTAGTCGCAAAACAACTGCTAACAGAACATCAATAGCCTGTTATTCTTGTTTTAGTCTAACAAGAAAGTGTATTTGTGCATGTTCTTTAATGCAATGCCTGTGCCGCGCACCACCGCACGCAACGGATCTTCGGCAACGTGAACCGGCAATTTTGTTTTTTGGCTGATACGCTTATCTAAACCGCGCAACAGCGCACCACCTCCGGTTAAGTACAATCCTGTTTTAAAAATATCGGCAGCCAATTCCGGTGGCGTGGTTTCCAATGCCTTTAAAATTGCCTCTTCAATTTTAGAAATAGACTTGTCTATAGCGTGTGCTATTTCGGAATAAGATACCACAATTTGTTTAGGAATGCCGGTCATTAAATCTCTTCCGTTTACAGGAAAATCATCTGGCGGGCTATCAATATCTGTAAGTGCCGCACCCACATTTATCTTAATCATTTCGGCAGTTCTTTCGCCAATAAGCATATTGTGCTGTCTGCGCATATAATCTACAATATCCAATGTAAACTCATCGCCCGCTACGCGAATACTTTGGTCGCACACAATACCGCTGAGTGCAATTACGGCAATTTCGGTAGTACCGCCACCAATATCAATAATCATATTACCGTTTGGTTCTTCTACATCAATGCCAATACCTATTGCCGCAGCCATAGGCTCGTGAATCATTTTTACTTCTTGCCCTCCGGCTTGCTCTGCACTGTCTTTTACCGCTCTTTTTTCTACTTCCGTAATACCGGATGGAATACATATTACCATTCTAAAGCGAGGTGGAAACAAAAATGATTTATTCTTAAAAATCATTTTTATCATTTCGCGAATCATACTTTCCGCTGTTTGAAAATTGGCAATTACGCCATCTTTCAACGGGCGAATGGTTTTTATGCTTTCGTGTGTTTTTTCGTGCATTTGCATGGCGCGATGCCCAACAGCTATTACTCTATCGGTACGCCTGTCCACTGCCACAATGGAAGGCTCATCTACCACCACTTTATCGTTGTAAATAATAAGTGTGTTTGCCGTTCCTAAATCTATTGCGATCTCTTGAGTGAGAAAATTAAACATTGCCATTTATATCAAAATCTTGTTAGCGTTATATTAAGTGTGCAAA contains the following coding sequences:
- a CDS encoding ABC transporter ATP-binding protein; its protein translation is MLKLHQLSVGYHQNGLFPPIDAAANKGCLIGLLGVNGIGKSTLLKTVAGLQRPVTGTVEVNGENLHLFSPHKKATLITIAGTEREYIPFMSVKEFIQLGRYRFEKHNALLSEISVEVQQIVQQLALQHIAGKQLLEISDGERQKATVARALAQETPILLLDEPTAFLDYKNKSFILSTLRSIAELQQKIIIVSTHDLEASFTYCHHWWILNEQGVFKSTSDALVAKQLLTEHQ
- a CDS encoding rod shape-determining protein, with product MFNFLTQEIAIDLGTANTLIIYNDKVVVDEPSIVAVDRRTDRVIAVGHRAMQMHEKTHESIKTIRPLKDGVIANFQTAESMIREMIKMIFKNKSFLFPPRFRMVICIPSGITEVEKRAVKDSAEQAGGQEVKMIHEPMAAAIGIGIDVEEPNGNMIIDIGGGTTEIAVIALSGIVCDQSIRVAGDEFTLDIVDYMRRQHNMLIGERTAEMIKINVGAALTDIDSPPDDFPVNGRDLMTGIPKQIVVSYSEIAHAIDKSISKIEEAILKALETTPPELAADIFKTGLYLTGGGALLRGLDKRISQKTKLPVHVAEDPLRAVVRGTGIALKNMHKYTFLLD